A segment of the Verrucomicrobiia bacterium genome:
GATCATTCCGGAGGCACGCGACACCATGAAGCGCTACGCCATGGGACCGCTCGTGCAGGCCGTGAAAGTCGCGCCCGCGAAGCTGGGCGATTACGCGATCGTCAAGGGCGCGGCCAAGCTGGCCAGTGATGCGCTGTCGGCGAAGGGGAGCCGCGCATGACCGAAGCCGTCGTCACCAAACAAATCGTGGCCGTCATCGACATCGGCACCAGCGGCATCCGCATGATCGTGGCCGAGCTCGGCGGCAAAAGCGAAATCCGTTATCTGGAAAACCTGCAGAAGCCCATCCGCTTCGGCAAGGAAGTCTTCACGACCGGCCGCATCGGCAACGCGGCCATGCGCGAGGCCATCGAGATCCTGAAAAATTTCAAGTCCGTGGCCCAGAGTTATGCCGTGAACAAGATCCAGGCCATTGCCACGAGCGCGGTGCGCGAAGCCATGAACCGCGACAACTTCATCGACCAGGTCTACGTGCGGACAGGCATCGACATTGAGATCCTGGACGGTCCCGAGGAAAACCGCCTGGAGCTGATCGCCGTGGAACATGCGCTCGGCAACCAGATGGACCTGGGCACGAAGAACTGCCTCATCGTCGAAGTCGGCTCGGGCACGACCGAGATGATCATCTTGAACCAGGGTCAGGTGGAAATCACACGCACGATCGCGCTGGGCTCGCTGCGGCTTCCGGAAAAGACGAACCCGGGCAAGACCGAGCCGGCCGTGATGCAGCGGCTCCTGAAGCGCCACGTGCATGAGATCGCCGTTTATTCGGCGCGGGAATACAGCTTTTCGCAGGTGGACACGTTCATCGCGCTCGGCTCCGACATGCGCTTTGTCGCGGGCCAGCTCGGCGCCAAGGGGACGGAGCCTTTCGTGACGCTCGACCAGAAAGAATTCGTGGGCCTGGTCAACAAAATCGCCAAGCTCGCGCCGGAAAAAATCGCGGAGCAGTACGGCATTCCTTACGCGCAGGCGGAAACGCTTTATGCGTCGCTGCTCGTTTATCTCAACTTTTTGGGTGAGACCAAGGCGGAAAGCGTGGTGGTGCCGATGACAAGCATTCGCGACGGGCTTCTGCTCGAGCTCGCGCAGATGCTCTCGGGCTACAAGCGGACGGACGTTTCCAAGCAGGTCATCAATTCCGCGCGCCACCTGGCGGAGAAGTACAAATATGACAAGGGGCACGCGGGCTGCGTGACGTCGCTGGCCCTGAAGCTTTTCGACGCGCTCAAAAAAGACCACGGCATGGGATCCAAAGAAAGGCTGCTGCTGGAAGTCTCGGCCACGCTGCACGACATCGGCAGCTACATCGCGCCGACCAGCCATCATAAGCATTCGAGTTATCTCGTGGACACCGCGGACATCTTCGGACTGCGCAAGGCGGACCGCAATATCGTTTCCAATGTCGTGCGCTACCACCGGCGAGCCACGCCGCAGCCCTCGCACGTCGGGTACATGTCGCTGCCCAAGGAAGACCGCTCGGTCGTGTCGAAACTCGCGGCGCTCCTCCGGGTCGCGGACGCGCTCGACCACGGCCACCAGCAGAAGATCCGCAATTTCGTGCTCCGTCCCGGGGAAGATGCCTACATCCTGCTCGTTCCGGAAGAGCTGGGCGATATCAGCCTCGAGCGCAACAGCCTGCGTGAGAAAGGCGATCTGTTCGCCGACGTTTTCGGGGCGCCGATCGACATCAAACAGACAAGCGAGCCGCTTTGATCATGACCGCGACCGAGACCCCTAAATATTTTGACCGTGAGCTGTCATGGATCGAATTCAACGCCCGCGTTCTGGCCGAGGCCATGGACGAGACCAACCCGCTCATGGAGAGGATGAAATTCTCGGGGATCGCCAGCTCCAATTTCGACGAGTTCTTCATGGTGCGCCTGGCCAGCCTGGGCGACGGCCAGGAGATGCTCAAAGAAGTCTACGCGCGCGCCTTCAAGCTCATGGACCGGC
Coding sequences within it:
- a CDS encoding HD domain-containing protein — its product is MTEAVVTKQIVAVIDIGTSGIRMIVAELGGKSEIRYLENLQKPIRFGKEVFTTGRIGNAAMREAIEILKNFKSVAQSYAVNKIQAIATSAVREAMNRDNFIDQVYVRTGIDIEILDGPEENRLELIAVEHALGNQMDLGTKNCLIVEVGSGTTEMIILNQGQVEITRTIALGSLRLPEKTNPGKTEPAVMQRLLKRHVHEIAVYSAREYSFSQVDTFIALGSDMRFVAGQLGAKGTEPFVTLDQKEFVGLVNKIAKLAPEKIAEQYGIPYAQAETLYASLLVYLNFLGETKAESVVVPMTSIRDGLLLELAQMLSGYKRTDVSKQVINSARHLAEKYKYDKGHAGCVTSLALKLFDALKKDHGMGSKERLLLEVSATLHDIGSYIAPTSHHKHSSYLVDTADIFGLRKADRNIVSNVVRYHRRATPQPSHVGYMSLPKEDRSVVSKLAALLRVADALDHGHQQKIRNFVLRPGEDAYILLVPEELGDISLERNSLREKGDLFADVFGAPIDIKQTSEPL